In Buchnera aphidicola (Aphis nasturtii), the genomic stretch TTGAGTTACCATATTTCTTGCTAAATTTGTAGCTACTTTAATATCGTTAAAAGCACCAGTAGATACTTTTTTAGAACCATAAATAATTTCTTCTGCTAAACGACCACCATATAAAGTTGATATTTGACTTTCTAATTTTTGCCTACTAATGCTAAATGTATCTGATTCTGGTAAAAAAAAAGTAATACCTAATGCTTGACCTCTAGGAATAATCGTAACTTTATGAGCCGGATCATGATCTGGAACTAATCTTCCAACAATGACATGTCCAGCTTCATGATATGCAGTAGATTCTTTTTGAAAGTCACTCATGACCATTGATTTACGTTCAGAACCCATCATAATTTTATCTTTTGCTTTTTCAAACTCAATCATAGAAACAACACGATTATTTAAACGAGCTGCAAATAATGCTGCTTCATTTACTAAATTAGCTAAGTCTGCACCTGAAAAACCTGGTGTTCCACGAGCAATAATTATTGGATCAACATCTTGAGACAAAGGAACCTTACGCATGTGTACTTTCAAAATTTGTTCTCTTCCACGTATATCTGGAAGAGCGACAATAACTTGACGATCAAATCGACCTGGACGCAATAAAGCCGGATCTAATACATCAGGTCTATTAGTAGCAGCAATTAATATTACGCCTTCATTTCCATCAAAACCATCCATTTCTACTAACATTTGATTAAGTGTTTGTTCTCTTTCATCATGCCCTCCACCTAAACCAGCGCCTCTTTGCCGGCCTACTGCATCAATTTCATCAATAAATATAATACATGGAGCATTTTTTCTAGAATGTTCAAACATGTCTCTAACTCTAGATGCACCTACTCCCACAAACATTTCAACAAAATCCGAACCGGAGATTGTAAAAAAAGGAACTTTTGCTTCTCCTGCAACTGCCTTAGCAAGTAATGTTTTTCCAGTCCCAGGCGGGCCAACCATAAGTACGCCTTTAGGTATTTTTCCTCCTAATTTCTGAAATCGACTAGGTTCTTTTAAATATTCAACTAATTCACTTACTTCTTCTTTGGCTTCATCACATCCTGCAACATCATCAAAAGTAGTTTTAATTTCATCTTCTGATAGCATTCTAGCTTTACTTTTACCAAAAGACATAGCTCCTTTTCCACCGCCCATTTGCATTTGGCGCATAAAAAAAATCCAAACACCAATGAGCAATAACATAGGAAACCAGGAAACAAATATAGAAAATAAAATACTTGGTTCTTCTGGAACTTCCCCTATCACTTTAATGTTTTTTGTTATCAGATTATCTAATAGCTTAGGATCATTCATTGGAATGTAAGTAGTGTATTTATTACTATCTTTTTTAGTAACACTAATTGTCCGTCCATTTATATATACTTCACGGATCTGATCTTGATTAACTTCTGATAAAAAAGTAGAATAATCAATTCTGTGATTATTAGAATCACTAGCATTAAAGTTTTGAAAAACAGACATTAAAATTACTGTAATTACTAACCAAAATATTAGGTTTTTAACCATATCACTCAAGGGAACAACCTCTCATTACATCTATTTTAAAAAATAACATAGATTTAAAATTGTATTAATAAAAAATAATATTTTTATTTAGTCGCTAGGATAAATATTTCTCGTGATCTTGATCGAGAAGTTTTTGGTTTGCAAATTTTAATTCTTGAAAATAACGTTTTAATTTCTGTGTACAATTCATTTAAACCTTCTCCTTGAAAAGATTTTACTAAAAAAATACCGTGTTCTGATAATAAATATGTAGATATTGTAAGAGCAATTTTACAAATTTCTATGATACGTGGCATATCAATAGACCAATAGCCTGTAATATTAGGAGCCATGTCAGACATAACTATATTAAAAGTATTATTAGATAAGTTATTTAATATAAAATTTAATGTATGTACATCACGAAAATCTCCTTGAAAAAATTTAACGCCTTTTATTTTTTCCATAGGCAACATATCAAATGCTATAACCGATCCTGTTTTTCCAACTTTATTAATAGCATACTGTGACCAACCTCCTGGAGCTGAACCTAAATCAATAATATTCATTCCAGGTTTAAATAATTTATTATGCTTATCCAGTTCTTCTAATTTAAACCAAGATCTAGACCGAATTCTATTTTGTTTCGCTTTTTTTACACATGAATCTTGAAAATGTTCTAATAACCAACGCTTAGAACTATTTGATTTATTCTTAGCAATCATATTATTTAATTGTTTTATTATTTATAACAAATTTAATTTTTTTATCTAAATAAATTATTTTTAAACATAATCTACTTTTAAAATTTTATATTCAACATTACCAGAAGGTGTCAATATAGTAGCAATAGTATTAATATTTTTACCGATTAAACCTCTTGACATTGGAGAGTTAATTGAGATTAAATTTTTTTTAAAATCAGATTCATCATCACCAACAATTTGATAAGTGAATATTTCATTATTTTTTATATTTAAAACAGTTACTGTAGAACCGAATACAACTCTTCCATCATTAGGTATCTTAGTGATATCTATGATTTGACAATGAGATAATTTTAATTCTATTTCTTTTATTCGTCCTTCACAAAAACTTTGCTCTTCACGGGCTGAATGATATTCAGCATTTTCTTTTAAATCACCATGCTCCCTAGCTTTTGCAATTTCAATAATAATACGAGGACGTTTTTTATTTTTTAATTGTTCAAGTTCTTTACGAAGTTTTTTGGCGCCTCTAATAGTCATTGGAATTAAATTAACCATGTAACATATACCTCGTCTTTTTTGTTCAAGAATATAAAAATATTATTTAAACAATACTAAAAATATTTATTTAATTTTTTTTAAAATAAAATATATTTTTGAAAAAGATTCAATTTTTTTTTAAAATTAAATTATTCATATATTTTAATAAAGAAAGTTAGTAATATTAGTTTATCGTTGATAAAATCTAATAAAATTAAAAAATTAAAAATTTTCATACTTTTTGTTACATACTAGATAACATTTAAATTATTTCCTATTAAATTGTTTTAAATCTAAATAATTTATAATCTTTTTAAAAGCATGAATTTTTTAATAAAATATTAACCGAAAAATAAATGTATCTATCTTAATGTAAAAAATAAAATTTATCAAAAATTTCAATTTTTTTAAGAACAAGCTATTTATTGAGCCTGAGTAAAGAAGTTGACGAAAAAGATTTAAAATATATTCCTATATATAAAATTGAAAAATTTTTATATTTTAACAAAATTAATTTACAGTATATTTAAAATGAATAATGAAAAAATAATATCAATATTAAATCAAAAATTAACCTTAGAAAAAATATATGCCACAGGAGATAGTAATCATATCAAAATAATCGCAGTAGGAGATATATTTAAGGGAATGAACCAAGTAAAAAGACAACAAATAATTTATTCGCCTTTAATAAATATGATTATAGAAAAAAAAATTCATGCTGTATCTATCACAACATATACAATAGAAGAATGGAAAAAAAACAAAAAAAATCTTAGTTAAGTATTTTAAAAATTAATAGAGATTCGATAATGAATGAATAAAATATACATAGAAGGCAATAAAAAATTAAATGGTAATGTTTTAATTTCTGGTTCTAAAAATGCTGCTTTACCTATTTTATTTATGACAATATTAACAAAAGAAAAAATTGAAATAAATAATGTTCCACAAATCCAAGATATTAGCATAGCAGTTAAATTACTTAAATCTTTAGGAGCAAAAATAAAAAATAAAAATAAAATTTTATATATTGATACAAGTAATATTAATATATATTACGCGCCATATCATCTAATAAAACAAATAAGAGCATCTATTTGGATGTTAAGCCCTCTTTTAATGCGTTTTGGTAAAGCTAAGATATTTTTTCCGGGCGGGTGTGACATAGGTTTTAGACCTATTGATCTTCATTTAAAAGGTTTAATAGCACTAGGAGCTAAAATCATAAAAAAAGAGAATTGTATTATTGCAATTGCTCAAAAACCTCTTCAGGGAAAGCATATTTATATGGAAAAAATTAGCGTTGGAGCAACTATTACTGTTATGAGCGCAGCAACGTTAGCAGAAGGTTTAACAATTATCGAAAATGCCGCTCAAGAACCGGAAATTATTGATGTAGCGACGTTCTTGAATACCTTAGGAGCTAATATTAGTGGTGCAGGAAGTAATAAAATATATGTAACAGGTGTTGTTAGGTTGCGTGGAGGTTATCATAAAGTGATGCCAGACAGAATTGAAACAGGAACTTTTTTAATAGCTGCTGCAATTTCTAAAGGATTAATTATATGCAACAAAACTGAACCAAAATACTTAAAAAATGTGTTAAAAAAACTATCTGAAACTGGCGCAAATATTACAATTGGAAAAGATTGGATTAAATTAGATATGAAAGGAAAAATACCGAAAGCAGTAAATATTTCAACATCTCCATATCCAGGATTTCCAACTGATATGCAACCACAATTCACTTTATTAAATAGTATTTCTCAAGGTAAAAGTATTATTATTGAAAACATATTTAAAAATCGTTTTACTTATGCGAATGAATTAATTCAAATGGGTGCTAAAATAGAAGTTAAAAAAAATTATATTATTTGTAAAGGAGTTTCAAAATTATCTTCTAAAAATCTTTTCTCTACTGATTTAAGAGGTTCCGCTACATTAATTTTAGCCGGATGTATTGCAAAAGGAATTACAGTAGTGAATAATATTCATCATTTCAAAAGAGGATATGAATCATTTCCGAAAAAATTAAATCAATTAGGTGCAAATATTCAATATGATATGAAATATATATAATAATATTTCAACTTTCTAATTTATACAAGGAATTATTAATCTTTTATTAATTAAAAACAAATAAACATCATTGGAGTGTTATATGTATGCAGTTTTTTTAAGTGGCGGTAAACAATATCGAGTTAAAAAAAATCAAGTAATTCAAATAGAAAAATTAAACGATCCAACGGGTTCAATAGTTGAATTTAAAAATGTACTAATGGTTTCAAATAAAGATAAAACAGAAATAGGATGTCCTTTTTTAAATGGAACTAAGGTTGAAGCGTGTATTGAAAATCATGGGAGATCTAAAAAAATTAAAGTAATAAAATTTAATCGTCGTAAACATTATAAAAAACAACAAGGGCATCGTCAACATTTTACTAGTGTAAAAATTATAAATATTAATCATATAGAGAAATAACATGGCACATAAGAAAGCTGGTGGTTCTACAAGAAACGGAAGAGATTCTCATGCTCAACGATTAGGAATAAAACATTTTGGAGGTGAATTAGTATCAGCAGGCAGTATTATTGTAAGACAAAGAGGAACTAAATTTCATCCCGGAAAAAACACAGGTTGTGGCAAAGATCATACTATTTTTGCAATGATTAAAGGAAAAATAGAATTTAAAAAAAAAGGAATAAAAAAAAGAACATATATTAATATTATTAACTAAAAAACATCAAAAAATTACTATTTCCAAAAACCCCTTTGCTGAGGGGTATTATTTTTTTTCTAAATACTTTTTAAAATTATAATTATTTTTTAAAATAAGGAATTTACATGAAATTTATTGATCAAACTATTATTCAAGTTATAGCAGGTAATGGGGGAAATGGGTGTATTCATTTTAGAAGAGAAAAATATATTCCTAAAGGGGGTCCAGATGGTGGAGATGGCGGAGATGGAGGAAATATTTGGATAGAATCAAATAATAACTTAAATACTCTTATAGATTTTAGATTTAAAAAAATATTTCAAGCTGAACATGGAACAGATGGATTTAAAAGAAATTGCTCTGGAAAAAAAGGACATGATATCACCATTTATGTTCCTATTGGTACTAAAATAATTAATTATCAAACACGTGAGATAATAGATGATTTAATACAAAATAAACAAAAAATACTTATCGCAAAAGGAGGTTGGCATGGTTTAGGTAATTCTCGGTTTAAATCTTCAATTAATAGAACACCAAGACAAAGAACATTAGGTTCAATAGGAGAAAAAAGACATATACAACTAGAATTATTGTTAATAGCCGACGTTGGGACATTAGGTATGCCCAATGTTGGAAAATCAACTTTGGTAAAAAATATATCTGGTGCTAAAACAAAAATTTCAGATTATCCATTTACTACACTAAGTCCTATTTTAGGAAGTGTTGAAATAGAAAATAAAAAGTTTATCATAGCAGACATTCCAGGTATTATTCAAGGTGCATCTATGGGAAAAGGACTAGGTATTCATTTTTTAAAGCATTTAGAAAGATGTAAAATATTACTTCACATTGTTGATTTGTTTCCTTCGGACTTTTCTAATCCAATAGAAAATATTAAATCTGTATTATATGAATTAAAGCAATATAGTATAAAATTATACAAAAAACCAAGATTCTTAATCTTTAATAAAATTGATTTAATGACAACTTTACAAATAAATGAATTTATAAAAAAAATTAAAAATGATTTAAATATACAAGAACCATACTATTTAATTTCTTCTCTCCAAAAAATAGGAACAAAAAAATTATGTTCCGATATCCTGTATTATTTAAAAAAATAAAATTTTTTTAAATTCATTTGTTTAATTTTTAATTTTTTAAAATAAAAATATAAAAATTATGAAAAATCAATGAAAGAACTCGGTTTATTATAAAAAACCAAGTTCTTTAAGATAACTATTATTATTTAATTTTAACGTTTAGAAAATTGTATTCGTTTCCTGGATTTACGAAAACCGACTTTTTTTCGTTCTACTTGTCGTGAATCACGTGTAACAAATCCAGACTTTCTTAATTCACTACGTAATAATTGATCATAATCAATTAAAGCACGAGTAATTCCTTGTCTAATTGCACCAGCTTGTCCAGAAATTCCTCCTCCCTTTACTGTAATATAAAAATCAAAATTACTCATCATATCTATTAACACTAAAGGTTGCCGAACAATCATACAAGAAGTTTCTCGACCAAAGTAATCCTTCAACAAACGTTTGTTTACAACTATTTGACCTGTTCCAGGTCTCAAAAAGACTCTAGCAGAAGAGCTTTTACGACGACCAGTTCCATAATTTTGAATTTTCATCATGTATTTTAATATAACCCTATTAAATATTTAAAAATTGAGGACATTGCGCTATATGATTATGTTTTTCATCTGAAAAAACTTTTAACTTTTTTAACATTAAGCGCCCCAAGGGTCCTTTTGGTAACATCCCTTTTACTGCTACTTTAATAATTTTTTCTGGATTTTTTAATATAACTTCTGCAAATGTCAATTTTTTTATCCCACCAATATAACCTGTATGATGATAATAAATTTTATTGCTCTTCTTTTTTCCTGTAACTAATACTTTAGAGGCATTTAAAACTATAATATAATCCCCAACATCAAGATGCGGTGTATATTGAGCTTTATGTTTTCCTCTAAGACGTAAAGACAAGGCACTAGCAAATCTTCCTAGGACTTTATTAGTAGCGTCAACATAAAACCAATCTCTCTTAATATTTTTTTCTTTGATTGAAAAAGTTTTCATTACATCACCAATTAAAAATAATATATTTAAAAATAATACTATGATTAAAGTTAATAAGATAGAGCAATTATATTATCATCTATAATACCTATTAAA encodes the following:
- the ftsH gene encoding ATP-dependent zinc metalloprotease FtsH encodes the protein MVKNLIFWLVITVILMSVFQNFNASDSNNHRIDYSTFLSEVNQDQIREVYINGRTISVTKKDSNKYTTYIPMNDPKLLDNLITKNIKVIGEVPEEPSILFSIFVSWFPMLLLIGVWIFFMRQMQMGGGKGAMSFGKSKARMLSEDEIKTTFDDVAGCDEAKEEVSELVEYLKEPSRFQKLGGKIPKGVLMVGPPGTGKTLLAKAVAGEAKVPFFTISGSDFVEMFVGVGASRVRDMFEHSRKNAPCIIFIDEIDAVGRQRGAGLGGGHDEREQTLNQMLVEMDGFDGNEGVILIAATNRPDVLDPALLRPGRFDRQVIVALPDIRGREQILKVHMRKVPLSQDVDPIIIARGTPGFSGADLANLVNEAALFAARLNNRVVSMIEFEKAKDKIMMGSERKSMVMSDFQKESTAYHEAGHVIVGRLVPDHDPAHKVTIIPRGQALGITFFLPESDTFSISRQKLESQISTLYGGRLAEEIIYGSKKVSTGAFNDIKVATNLARNMVTQWGFSDKLGPLLYAEEEGEVFLGRTVAKAKHMSDETARIIDEEVKLLIEVNYNRARNILNDNIDILHSMKDALIKYETIDSFQIDDLMARREVRKPKEWSEITQH
- a CDS encoding BolA family protein, yielding MNNEKIISILNQKLTLEKIYATGDSNHIKIIAVGDIFKGMNQVKRQQIIYSPLINMIIEKKIHAVSITTYTIEEWKKNKKNLS
- the rplU gene encoding 50S ribosomal protein L21: MYAVFLSGGKQYRVKKNQVIQIEKLNDPTGSIVEFKNVLMVSNKDKTEIGCPFLNGTKVEACIENHGRSKKIKVIKFNRRKHYKKQQGHRQHFTSVKIININHIEK
- the murA gene encoding UDP-N-acetylglucosamine 1-carboxyvinyltransferase; translated protein: MNKIYIEGNKKLNGNVLISGSKNAALPILFMTILTKEKIEINNVPQIQDISIAVKLLKSLGAKIKNKNKILYIDTSNINIYYAPYHLIKQIRASIWMLSPLLMRFGKAKIFFPGGCDIGFRPIDLHLKGLIALGAKIIKKENCIIAIAQKPLQGKHIYMEKISVGATITVMSAATLAEGLTIIENAAQEPEIIDVATFLNTLGANISGAGSNKIYVTGVVRLRGGYHKVMPDRIETGTFLIAAAISKGLIICNKTEPKYLKNVLKKLSETGANITIGKDWIKLDMKGKIPKAVNISTSPYPGFPTDMQPQFTLLNSISQGKSIIIENIFKNRFTYANELIQMGAKIEVKKNYIICKGVSKLSSKNLFSTDLRGSATLILAGCIAKGITVVNNIHHFKRGYESFPKKLNQLGANIQYDMKYI
- the greA gene encoding transcription elongation factor GreA; its protein translation is MVNLIPMTIRGAKKLRKELEQLKNKKRPRIIIEIAKAREHGDLKENAEYHSAREEQSFCEGRIKEIELKLSHCQIIDITKIPNDGRVVFGSTVTVLNIKNNEIFTYQIVGDDESDFKKNLISINSPMSRGLIGKNINTIATILTPSGNVEYKILKVDYV
- a CDS encoding RlmE family RNA methyltransferase encodes the protein MIAKNKSNSSKRWLLEHFQDSCVKKAKQNRIRSRSWFKLEELDKHNKLFKPGMNIIDLGSAPGGWSQYAINKVGKTGSVIAFDMLPMEKIKGVKFFQGDFRDVHTLNFILNNLSNNTFNIVMSDMAPNITGYWSIDMPRIIEICKIALTISTYLLSEHGIFLVKSFQGEGLNELYTEIKTLFSRIKICKPKTSRSRSREIFILATK
- the cgtA gene encoding Obg family GTPase CgtA, with the protein product MKFIDQTIIQVIAGNGGNGCIHFRREKYIPKGGPDGGDGGDGGNIWIESNNNLNTLIDFRFKKIFQAEHGTDGFKRNCSGKKGHDITIYVPIGTKIINYQTREIIDDLIQNKQKILIAKGGWHGLGNSRFKSSINRTPRQRTLGSIGEKRHIQLELLLIADVGTLGMPNVGKSTLVKNISGAKTKISDYPFTTLSPILGSVEIENKKFIIADIPGIIQGASMGKGLGIHFLKHLERCKILLHIVDLFPSDFSNPIENIKSVLYELKQYSIKLYKKPRFLIFNKIDLMTTLQINEFIKKIKNDLNIQEPYYLISSLQKIGTKKLCSDILYYLKK
- the rpsI gene encoding 30S ribosomal protein S9, translated to MMKIQNYGTGRRKSSSARVFLRPGTGQIVVNKRLLKDYFGRETSCMIVRQPLVLIDMMSNFDFYITVKGGGISGQAGAIRQGITRALIDYDQLLRSELRKSGFVTRDSRQVERKKVGFRKSRKRIQFSKR
- the rpmA gene encoding 50S ribosomal protein L27, whose protein sequence is MAHKKAGGSTRNGRDSHAQRLGIKHFGGELVSAGSIIVRQRGTKFHPGKNTGCGKDHTIFAMIKGKIEFKKKGIKKRTYINIIN
- the rplM gene encoding 50S ribosomal protein L13, whose protein sequence is MKTFSIKEKNIKRDWFYVDATNKVLGRFASALSLRLRGKHKAQYTPHLDVGDYIIVLNASKVLVTGKKKSNKIYYHHTGYIGGIKKLTFAEVILKNPEKIIKVAVKGMLPKGPLGRLMLKKLKVFSDEKHNHIAQCPQFLNI